The following proteins come from a genomic window of Micromonospora echinofusca:
- a CDS encoding PP2C family protein-serine/threonine phosphatase produces the protein MTLTLRYAAHSDRGLIRDGNQDSVYAGPRLLAVADGMGGMAAGDVASNIVIGAMAPLDEDVPGDALVDALRSAVGTANQQLRDTVDANPQLEGMGTTLTATLFSGSKLGMVHIGDSRAYLLRNGEFAQITKDDTYVQMLVDEGRISAEEASSHPQRSLLTRALDGRDIDPEYSVRQVLPGDRYLICSDGLSGVVSADTIGETMREYADPQQCVERLVQLALRGGGPDNITVIIADATDQDIVEASPIVGGAAARDRGMATSADVSTPAARASALSAPRPPAPEEPSAGADDESERPRRRPVRAAAISVALLVLVGGAVFGGWSYTQRQYYVGATENGQVAVFRGIQGEIAGMDLSTVHSTSSADLEDLTLAAQEQVKQGIPAKSEPDAERRLAELTSDNPMNPNLKPICPPSPSPSAAAVTTAPTPTTGPVSPAPTASASAPVSGRPSTPAAPTTTPDAPPSDTDSPALDPAACRSPE, from the coding sequence ATGACTCTGACCCTGCGCTATGCGGCCCACAGCGACCGCGGTCTGATCCGAGACGGTAATCAGGATTCCGTCTACGCCGGGCCGCGGCTACTCGCCGTCGCCGACGGCATGGGCGGCATGGCCGCCGGTGACGTCGCCAGCAACATCGTCATCGGTGCCATGGCGCCGCTCGACGAGGACGTCCCAGGTGACGCTCTCGTCGACGCGTTGCGTTCGGCCGTGGGCACCGCCAACCAGCAGCTCCGCGACACCGTGGACGCCAACCCCCAGTTGGAGGGGATGGGCACCACGCTCACCGCGACCCTCTTCTCCGGCAGCAAGCTGGGCATGGTCCACATCGGTGACTCGCGGGCCTATCTCCTGCGCAACGGCGAGTTCGCGCAGATCACCAAGGACGACACGTACGTCCAGATGCTCGTCGACGAGGGCCGGATCAGCGCCGAGGAGGCGAGCAGCCACCCGCAGCGGTCGCTGCTCACCCGCGCGCTCGACGGCCGCGACATCGACCCGGAATACAGCGTCCGCCAGGTGCTCCCCGGCGACCGCTACCTGATCTGCAGCGACGGCCTCTCGGGTGTGGTCAGCGCCGACACCATCGGCGAGACGATGCGCGAGTACGCCGACCCGCAGCAGTGCGTCGAGCGGCTGGTGCAGCTCGCCCTGCGCGGCGGCGGCCCGGACAACATCACCGTGATCATCGCGGACGCCACCGACCAGGACATCGTCGAGGCGAGCCCGATCGTCGGCGGCGCCGCCGCCCGGGACCGGGGCATGGCGACCTCCGCCGACGTCTCCACTCCGGCCGCCCGCGCGTCCGCCCTCTCCGCGCCCCGCCCGCCCGCACCCGAGGAGCCGTCGGCCGGCGCCGACGACGAGTCGGAGCGCCCGAGGCGTCGTCCGGTGCGGGCCGCCGCGATCTCGGTGGCGCTGCTGGTCCTCGTGGGCGGCGCGGTCTTCGGCGGCTGGAGCTACACCCAGCGCCAGTACTACGTGGGCGCGACCGAGAACGGCCAGGTCGCCGTGTTCCGGGGCATCCAGGGCGAGATCGCCGGCATGGACCTGTCGACCGTGCACTCCACCAGCTCGGCCGACCTCGAAGACCTGACACTGGCCGCCCAGGAGCAGGTCAAGCAGGGCATCCCGGCCAAGAGCGAGCCCGACGCCGAGCGTCGGCTGGCCGAACTGACCAGCGACAACCCGATGAACCCGAACCTCAAGCCCATCTGCCCGCCGAGCCCCAGCCCGAGCGCCGCCGCGGTCACCACCGCCCCGACGCCGACCACCGGCCCGGTGTCGCCCGCCCCGACCGCCAGCGCGAGCGCCCCGGTCAGCGGTCGACCGAGCACGCCGGCCGCGCCGACCACCACGCCCGACGCCCCGCCCTCCGACACCGACTCGCCGGCGCTCGACCCCGCCGCGTGCCGGTCGCCGGAGTAG
- a CDS encoding FtsW/RodA/SpoVE family cell cycle protein: protein MTAAALPAPSPATTGEQPGVRLARSRRNAELSLLLVAMALVAAYGAMVEAKVLDTITADFWMPAAALTAVFLGLHLVIRFLAPFADPALLPAVALLNGIGVGFLRRLDLGNAAPAEREDLAIFAGTGGRQLAWTLASVVLAAGLLALMRDHRSVSRYAYTLGLAGIVLVMIPAVLPGRFSEINGAKLWIRVGGFSIQPGEFAKLALLVFFAYYLVRKREVLSLASRRFLGIDFPRGRDLGPVVVVWLISVLVLVFEKDLGTSLLYFGMFVVTLYIATERVSWLLIGLVLFFGGVYLAYVLGEVVGGPFANFYLRAQIWLDPFADPYEDGYQLVQGLLALGTGGLFGAGPGGGQPGLLPEVQNDFIFAGIGEEIGLFGLSALLVVYLLIVERGLRAALAVRDSFGKLLAGGLAFTLGLQVFVIVGGISKLIPLTGQTTPFLSAGGSSLMANWLLIAVLLRISDGARRSVTGAGGKAARPSGGPPEQLHGAPTEVIKP, encoded by the coding sequence GTGACCGCAGCGGCCCTTCCGGCACCCTCGCCCGCCACCACGGGCGAGCAGCCCGGCGTACGCCTGGCCCGGTCCCGGCGCAACGCCGAGTTGTCGTTGCTGCTGGTCGCCATGGCGCTGGTGGCGGCGTACGGGGCGATGGTCGAGGCGAAGGTGCTCGACACGATCACGGCCGACTTCTGGATGCCGGCCGCCGCGCTCACCGCCGTGTTCCTCGGCCTGCACCTGGTGATCCGGTTCCTGGCACCCTTCGCCGACCCGGCCCTGCTGCCGGCGGTCGCCCTGCTCAACGGGATCGGAGTGGGCTTCCTGCGCCGGCTCGACCTGGGCAACGCGGCGCCCGCCGAGCGGGAGGACCTGGCCATCTTCGCCGGCACGGGTGGCCGGCAACTCGCCTGGACGCTCGCCTCGGTCGTCCTCGCCGCCGGCCTGCTCGCCCTCATGCGCGACCACCGCTCGGTGTCCCGCTACGCGTACACGCTGGGGCTGGCCGGCATCGTGCTGGTGATGATCCCGGCGGTGCTGCCCGGCCGGTTCTCCGAGATCAACGGCGCGAAGCTGTGGATCCGGGTCGGGGGCTTCTCCATCCAGCCCGGCGAGTTCGCCAAGCTGGCCCTGCTGGTCTTCTTCGCCTACTACCTGGTGCGCAAGCGCGAGGTGCTGTCGCTGGCGAGCCGCCGGTTCCTCGGCATCGACTTCCCGCGCGGGCGCGACCTCGGCCCGGTGGTCGTGGTCTGGCTGATCAGCGTCCTGGTCCTCGTCTTCGAGAAGGACCTCGGCACCTCGCTGCTCTACTTCGGCATGTTCGTGGTGACGCTCTACATCGCCACGGAGCGGGTCAGTTGGCTGCTCATCGGTCTGGTGCTCTTCTTCGGCGGCGTCTACCTGGCGTACGTGCTGGGGGAAGTGGTCGGCGGGCCGTTCGCCAACTTCTACCTGCGCGCGCAGATCTGGCTGGACCCGTTCGCCGACCCGTACGAGGACGGCTACCAACTCGTGCAGGGGCTGCTCGCCCTCGGCACGGGCGGCCTGTTCGGCGCGGGCCCGGGCGGCGGCCAGCCGGGCCTGCTGCCCGAGGTGCAGAACGACTTCATCTTCGCCGGCATCGGCGAGGAGATCGGGCTCTTCGGCCTCTCCGCGCTGCTCGTCGTCTACCTGCTGATCGTCGAGCGCGGGCTGCGGGCGGCGCTGGCGGTGCGGGACTCGTTCGGCAAGCTGCTGGCCGGCGGCCTGGCGTTCACCCTCGGGCTCCAGGTCTTCGTGATCGTCGGCGGGATCAGCAAGCTCATCCCGCTGACCGGCCAGACCACCCCGTTCCTCTCCGCCGGCGGTTCCTCGCTGATGGCCAACTGGCTGCTCATCGCGGTCCTGCTCCGGATCTCCGACGGCGCCCGCCGGTCCGTCACCGGCGCCGGCGGCAAGGCGGCCCGACCGTCCGGCGGCCCACCGGAGCAGCTGCACGGTGCCCCCACGGAGGTGATCAAGCCGTGA
- a CDS encoding SanA/YdcF family protein — protein MALLLASLPWLWTTTAARGHLYGEADAPAADVVIVLGTAVAADRRQPGDRLTGRLETAAALVTSGRARVVLVSGDGGGASGDETAAMTAHLTERLGVDARRVVADPYGLDTYDTCARARDVYGVERALIVTQSYHLSRAVTLCRHLGLDVDGVLARCPGCGPVLLVGKGVRDYFASGKAAWDAVRRRPPAVRSPADPAVQDALRD, from the coding sequence GTGGCGCTGCTCCTGGCCAGCCTCCCCTGGCTCTGGACGACGACCGCCGCCCGTGGCCACCTGTACGGCGAGGCCGACGCGCCGGCCGCCGACGTCGTGATCGTCCTAGGCACGGCGGTGGCGGCGGACCGCCGTCAACCGGGTGACCGGCTCACCGGCCGCCTGGAGACCGCCGCCGCGCTGGTGACCAGCGGGCGGGCCCGGGTCGTCCTCGTGTCCGGCGACGGGGGCGGCGCATCCGGCGACGAGACGGCGGCCATGACGGCCCACCTGACCGAGCGACTCGGCGTCGACGCGCGTCGCGTCGTGGCGGACCCGTACGGCCTGGACACCTACGACACCTGCGCCCGGGCGCGCGACGTGTACGGCGTCGAACGCGCCCTGATCGTGACCCAGTCCTACCACCTGTCCCGTGCGGTGACGCTGTGCCGGCACCTCGGCCTCGACGTCGACGGGGTGCTCGCCCGCTGTCCCGGCTGCGGGCCCGTCCTGCTCGTCGGCAAGGGCGTCCGCGACTACTTCGCCAGCGGCAAGGCGGCCTGGGACGCGGTCCGACGCCGCCCGCCTGCGGTCCGCTCGCCCGCCGACCCGGCGGTCCAGGACGCGCTCAGGGACTGA
- a CDS encoding aminodeoxychorismate/anthranilate synthase component II, whose amino-acid sequence MRVLVIDNYDSFVFNLVQYLGQLGVDCDVRRNDEIEVAEVGRVGAAGVLLSPGPGSPDRAGICLDVIRAYAGELPIFGVCLGHQAIGEAFGATVTRAPELLHGKTSEVRHRDVGVLAGLPDPFTATRYHSLAVLPETLPEELEVTGWTGSGVVMAMRHRTLPIEGVQFHPESVLTEGGHLMLANWLAACGHPEALERAPALAAEVDARRRAAFATA is encoded by the coding sequence ATGCGTGTCCTGGTGATCGACAACTACGACTCGTTCGTCTTCAACCTGGTGCAGTATCTGGGCCAGCTCGGCGTCGACTGCGACGTCCGGCGCAACGACGAGATCGAGGTCGCCGAGGTGGGCAGGGTTGGCGCGGCCGGCGTCCTGCTCTCGCCCGGCCCCGGCAGCCCCGACCGCGCCGGCATCTGCCTCGACGTCATCCGCGCGTACGCGGGCGAGCTGCCGATCTTCGGCGTCTGCCTGGGTCACCAGGCGATCGGCGAGGCGTTCGGCGCCACCGTGACCCGCGCCCCCGAACTCCTGCACGGCAAGACCTCCGAGGTACGCCACCGCGACGTCGGGGTGCTCGCCGGCCTGCCGGACCCGTTCACCGCCACCCGCTACCACTCGCTCGCCGTACTGCCCGAGACGCTGCCCGAGGAGCTGGAGGTCACCGGCTGGACGGGTTCCGGGGTGGTCATGGCGATGCGGCACCGTACGCTGCCGATCGAGGGCGTCCAGTTCCACCCGGAGTCGGTGCTGACCGAGGGCGGTCACCTGATGCTGGCGAACTGGCTGGCAGCCTGCGGCCACCCGGAGGCGCTGGAGCGGGCTCCGGCGCTGGCCGCCGAGGTGGACGCGCGCCGCCGCGCCGCCTTCGCCACGGCCTGA
- the pknB gene encoding Stk1 family PASTA domain-containing Ser/Thr kinase encodes MTAQARLLGGRYQVGELLGYGGMAEVHRGRDLRLGRDVAIKMLRTDLARDATFQMRFRREAQNAASLNHPAIVAVYDTGEETAPTGETLPFIVMEFVNGRTLKEVLGVEGRLQPRRALEICADMCAALEFSHRHGIIHRDIKPGNVMLTQTGQVKVMDFGIARALASGATTMTQTSAVIGTAQYLSPEQARGEAVDARSDVYAAGCVLFELVCGHPPFVGDSPVSVAYQHVRETPPTPSDINPDVNPAVDAIVLKALSKNPLNRYQSAGEMRADLLRAAAGRPVMATPVLPQEETAQLAPAAAGYAGAPGAPQTRQMPARVGDPRRRKASSWLIATFAAVGVLAVIALAAALLSQRDGDDRVTVPTVTGLTQQEAFARISQANLVPKEGEQVFNKDCQKGQVVNQAPPANSPLEPNQEVVVQVCGGVEMKTIPPGLVGSTYESAKERLEAAGFKVDKKEKDDAEKAGIVLEVSPAPGKQVAAESTVTLTVSRGNVGKVPNVVGDSEDDAKEELDEAGYDVNVKQGREVPPEEAGQVTKQDPPAGSNLARGKTVTIVVTVPQAEPTPTDSASPTPSTTPTTPGDGGGGGGLPLPTTPPIRLPER; translated from the coding sequence ATGACAGCGCAGGCCCGCCTGCTCGGTGGCAGGTACCAGGTCGGCGAGCTGCTCGGCTATGGCGGTATGGCCGAGGTGCACCGCGGTCGCGATCTCCGGCTCGGTCGGGACGTCGCGATCAAGATGCTCCGCACCGACCTCGCCCGGGACGCCACCTTCCAGATGCGGTTCCGCCGGGAGGCGCAGAACGCCGCGTCCCTCAACCACCCGGCGATCGTCGCCGTCTACGACACCGGCGAGGAGACCGCGCCCACCGGGGAGACCCTGCCGTTCATCGTCATGGAGTTCGTCAACGGGCGGACCCTCAAGGAGGTGCTGGGCGTCGAGGGGCGGCTCCAGCCGCGCCGGGCGCTGGAGATCTGCGCCGACATGTGCGCGGCCCTGGAGTTCAGCCACCGGCACGGCATCATTCACCGCGACATCAAGCCCGGCAACGTGATGCTCACCCAGACCGGCCAGGTCAAGGTGATGGACTTCGGCATCGCGCGGGCGTTGGCCAGCGGCGCCACCACCATGACCCAGACCAGCGCGGTCATCGGTACGGCGCAGTACCTCTCGCCGGAGCAGGCGCGCGGCGAGGCGGTCGACGCCCGCTCCGACGTCTACGCCGCCGGCTGCGTGCTCTTCGAGCTGGTCTGCGGGCACCCGCCGTTCGTCGGGGACAGCCCGGTCAGCGTGGCCTACCAGCACGTACGCGAGACGCCCCCGACCCCGAGCGACATCAACCCGGACGTCAACCCGGCCGTCGACGCGATCGTGCTCAAGGCGCTGTCGAAGAACCCCCTGAACCGCTACCAGAGCGCTGGCGAGATGCGCGCCGACCTGCTCCGCGCGGCCGCCGGCCGCCCGGTGATGGCGACCCCGGTGCTGCCGCAGGAGGAGACGGCGCAGCTCGCCCCGGCCGCCGCCGGCTACGCGGGCGCCCCCGGAGCACCGCAGACCCGGCAGATGCCGGCCCGGGTCGGCGACCCGCGCCGACGCAAGGCGTCCTCCTGGCTGATCGCGACGTTCGCGGCGGTGGGCGTCCTCGCGGTGATCGCCCTTGCCGCCGCCCTGCTGAGCCAGCGCGACGGCGACGACCGGGTCACGGTACCCACGGTGACCGGTTTGACCCAGCAGGAGGCGTTCGCCCGGATCTCGCAGGCCAACCTGGTGCCCAAGGAGGGCGAGCAGGTCTTCAACAAGGATTGTCAGAAGGGCCAGGTGGTCAACCAGGCCCCGCCCGCGAACTCCCCGTTGGAGCCCAACCAGGAGGTCGTCGTCCAGGTCTGCGGCGGCGTGGAGATGAAGACCATCCCGCCGGGCCTCGTCGGTTCCACCTACGAGAGCGCGAAGGAGCGGCTGGAGGCGGCCGGCTTCAAGGTGGACAAGAAGGAGAAGGACGACGCCGAGAAGGCGGGCATCGTCCTCGAGGTGTCGCCCGCGCCGGGCAAGCAGGTCGCCGCGGAGAGCACGGTCACCCTCACCGTCTCCAGGGGCAACGTCGGCAAGGTGCCCAACGTGGTCGGCGACAGCGAGGACGACGCCAAGGAGGAGCTGGACGAGGCCGGCTACGACGTCAACGTCAAGCAGGGCCGCGAGGTGCCGCCGGAGGAGGCCGGCCAGGTCACCAAGCAGGACCCGCCGGCCGGGAGCAACCTCGCCAGGGGCAAGACCGTGACGATCGTGGTCACCGTGCCGCAGGCCGAGCCGACGCCCACCGACTCGGCGAGCCCGACGCCCAGCACCACGCCGACCACCCCCGGGGACGGCGGTGGCGGCGGGGGCCTCCCGCTGCCGACCACTCCGCCGATCCGGCTCCCCGAGCGCTGA
- a CDS encoding FhaA domain-containing protein, with protein sequence MSSGPEEEPVSVLQRFEKRLEGLVEGAFAKVFKGVVHPVEILNAMQREAEAHKAILAGGRTLVPNRYVIDLSPYDHSRLAPYAAALAQELAQSQAEFIGEQAWTVYGDVIVEIERGEGLDTGMFRVTAEVYTGGEVAPVSAPGYDSGQPAYPAYDQGGGYGPPPGHGGGRNVRLVSGDGRTYPLQMGSTVIGRGDQANLRLPDVGISRRHARLDFDGGQVVLTDLGSTNGTMVNGQRVSAVALNPGDMIQLGTTTLTFRVDG encoded by the coding sequence ATGTCCTCGGGACCCGAGGAGGAGCCGGTGAGCGTGCTGCAACGCTTCGAGAAGCGTCTGGAAGGCCTGGTCGAGGGGGCCTTCGCCAAGGTCTTCAAAGGGGTGGTCCACCCCGTGGAGATCCTCAACGCCATGCAGCGGGAGGCCGAGGCGCACAAGGCGATCCTGGCCGGTGGGCGCACGTTGGTGCCCAACCGCTACGTGATCGATCTCTCGCCCTACGACCACAGTCGTCTGGCGCCGTACGCTGCCGCGCTGGCCCAGGAGCTGGCCCAGTCGCAGGCGGAGTTCATCGGCGAGCAGGCCTGGACGGTCTACGGCGACGTGATCGTCGAGATCGAGCGCGGCGAGGGGCTGGACACCGGCATGTTCCGGGTCACCGCCGAGGTCTACACCGGCGGCGAGGTCGCCCCGGTCTCGGCACCCGGCTACGACTCGGGCCAGCCCGCCTACCCCGCGTACGACCAGGGGGGTGGCTACGGTCCCCCGCCCGGCCATGGCGGCGGCCGCAACGTGCGGCTGGTCTCCGGCGACGGGCGCACCTATCCCCTCCAGATGGGCTCGACCGTGATCGGCCGTGGCGACCAGGCCAACCTGCGCCTGCCCGACGTCGGGATCTCGCGGCGACACGCCCGGCTGGACTTCGACGGCGGTCAGGTCGTGCTGACCGACCTCGGGTCGACCAACGGCACCATGGTCAACGGCCAGCGGGTCTCCGCCGTCGCGCTCAACCCCGGCGACATGATCCAGCTGGGCACCACGACGCTGACCTTCCGCGTGGACGGCTGA
- a CDS encoding serine/threonine-protein kinase codes for MLSPGVQLGNRYRLDERIASGGMGDVWRGTDQVLGRTVAVKSLLPALLDDPDFAERFRGEARTMATINHPGVVDVYDFGNDQQIAFLVMEYVEGDALSATLARVGRLTPARTMALVAQAADALHAAHVKGIVHRDVKPGNLLVRPNGTLVLTDFGIARSELVAQLTAAGSVLGTASYISPEQATGGVATPASDVYALGVVAYQCLAGRRPFEGDNPLDIAMRHVRETPRPLPADIPPQVRAVVERALAKDPAARWPSAATLAGVARQLKAQLSQQARAAGQPISAAPASPAGPPGRAQVPPPRPPASPPHRQPNVAAQPPRPPMAAHRPPVASPRPAAAPHRPTSVAPAAPHRPTSVAPAAPAQHPQMAPTGYPRGAAPVQPARPMSYAGHAAPPAHQPGGQRSRPGMVFLAIIVAVLVLVCSGVISYSVRESTKSSAVTPPAVRVGALWPDGRDDPTGTSYRRQELPRSGSDETTSEGRQTR; via the coding sequence ATGTTGAGCCCCGGGGTGCAGCTCGGCAACCGCTACCGCCTGGACGAGCGGATCGCCAGCGGCGGCATGGGCGACGTCTGGCGCGGCACCGACCAGGTGCTCGGCCGTACGGTCGCCGTCAAGAGCCTGCTCCCCGCGCTGCTCGACGACCCCGACTTCGCCGAGCGCTTCCGCGGCGAGGCCCGCACCATGGCCACCATCAACCATCCTGGCGTGGTCGACGTCTACGACTTCGGCAACGACCAGCAGATCGCCTTCCTGGTCATGGAGTACGTCGAGGGCGACGCGCTGTCCGCCACGCTGGCCCGGGTCGGCCGGCTCACCCCGGCCCGCACGATGGCGCTGGTCGCCCAGGCCGCCGACGCGCTGCACGCCGCGCACGTGAAGGGCATCGTGCACCGGGACGTGAAGCCCGGCAACCTGCTGGTCCGGCCCAACGGCACCCTCGTGCTGACCGACTTCGGCATCGCCCGCTCGGAGCTGGTCGCCCAGCTCACGGCGGCCGGCTCGGTGCTCGGTACGGCCTCGTACATCTCCCCGGAGCAGGCCACCGGCGGCGTCGCCACGCCCGCGTCCGACGTCTACGCGCTCGGCGTGGTGGCCTACCAGTGCCTCGCCGGCCGACGCCCCTTCGAGGGCGACAATCCCCTCGACATCGCGATGCGGCACGTGCGGGAGACGCCCCGTCCGCTGCCGGCCGACATTCCGCCGCAGGTCCGGGCGGTGGTCGAGCGGGCCCTGGCGAAGGACCCGGCGGCACGCTGGCCGAGCGCCGCCACGCTGGCCGGGGTCGCCCGCCAGCTGAAGGCCCAGCTCTCCCAGCAGGCCCGGGCGGCAGGCCAGCCCATCTCCGCCGCCCCGGCGTCGCCGGCCGGCCCGCCCGGGCGCGCCCAGGTGCCGCCGCCGCGTCCGCCGGCGTCGCCGCCCCACCGGCAGCCGAACGTCGCCGCGCAGCCGCCGCGTCCGCCCATGGCGGCGCACCGGCCGCCCGTGGCGAGCCCCCGGCCGGCCGCCGCGCCGCACCGCCCCACCTCAGTCGCGCCCGCCGCGCCGCACCGCCCCACCTCGGTCGCGCCCGCCGCGCCGGCCCAGCATCCGCAGATGGCACCGACCGGCTACCCGCGCGGCGCGGCGCCCGTTCAGCCGGCCCGGCCGATGTCGTACGCGGGACACGCCGCCCCGCCGGCGCACCAGCCGGGTGGCCAGCGGTCCCGGCCCGGGATGGTGTTCCTCGCCATCATCGTGGCTGTGCTGGTCCTCGTCTGCTCCGGCGTGATTTCCTACAGCGTGCGGGAGAGCACGAAGTCGAGCGCGGTCACTCCGCCGGCGGTGAGGGTCGGCGCGCTGTGGCCCGACGGACGCGACGATCCGACCGGAACGTCGTACCGTCGACAGGAACTGCCCCGGTCGGGCAGCGACGAGACGACGAGCGAAGGACGACAGACGCGATGA
- a CDS encoding FHA domain-containing protein FhaB/FipA yields the protein MPELVITVARFGFLILLWIFVFTVVGVIRRDLFAGARSGRLVAAPRAVGATLGQASKPAKAKRGRAAHQLVVTAGQLAGTRITLGEAQITIGRAEDSTLVITDDYASARHARLVPRDGQWFVEDLGSTNGTYLDRAKVTGPTPVPLGVPIRIGRTSLELRP from the coding sequence TTGCCGGAACTCGTCATCACCGTCGCCCGGTTCGGGTTCCTCATCCTGCTGTGGATCTTCGTGTTCACAGTGGTCGGCGTGATCCGCCGGGACCTCTTCGCGGGCGCCCGGTCGGGCCGGCTGGTGGCCGCCCCCCGGGCGGTCGGCGCCACGCTCGGGCAGGCGTCGAAGCCGGCGAAGGCGAAGCGGGGCAGGGCGGCGCACCAGCTCGTGGTGACCGCCGGTCAGCTGGCCGGGACCCGGATCACCCTCGGCGAAGCCCAGATCACCATCGGCCGGGCCGAGGATTCGACCCTCGTCATCACCGACGACTACGCCTCGGCACGGCACGCCCGTCTGGTGCCCCGCGACGGCCAGTGGTTCGTCGAGGACCTCGGCTCGACTAACGGCACCTACCTGGATCGCGCTAAGGTCACCGGACCAACCCCCGTCCCCCTCGGCGTGCCGATCCGGATCGGCCGCACTTCTCTCGAATTACGGCCATGA
- a CDS encoding peptidoglycan D,D-transpeptidase FtsI family protein, with amino-acid sequence MNAPLRRVGIVVMVLFGLLFANLNWIQAYKADEYRTSDYNGRVQVAEYDRKRGNIEAGGTAFAVSKETDGELKFQRSYPGGARYAHVLGYKPVNLAETGIEKFENDFLAGTSDALIANRVKDMFTGDQTGGGNVLLTVSKGAQNTAFEQLRNNRVDAARGAAIAVDPRTGAVQALVSMPSFDPNPLVSHSTNEATAAYNKLEQDPAGPLKNRALGEVLPPGSTFKIVVAAAALENGVGQETRIPAGASYTPPTSGSPIRNAAPSICPEDEVTLMNAVTESCNTGFAQLGVRLGADKVKEKARQFGFEQEDLTVGRVDKGGHPVAASRTGDMQNPDGSTDPAALAQSSIGQNNVRMTPLQGAMIAAAVANDGSQMRPYLVRQLLAPDRTTSYYTAKPKELRQPVSGQVASDLRDMMVSVVKNGTGENARINGYTVGGKTGTAQSAPDRPDHGWFIGFALDKNGTPVSAVCVVLEQAGPGGSAEAARIAGQVMRAAITDPGGR; translated from the coding sequence GTGAACGCACCCCTGCGCCGCGTCGGCATCGTCGTCATGGTCCTCTTCGGCCTGCTCTTCGCGAACCTGAACTGGATCCAGGCCTACAAGGCCGACGAGTACCGCACCAGCGACTACAACGGCCGGGTCCAGGTCGCCGAGTACGACCGCAAGCGCGGCAACATCGAGGCCGGCGGCACCGCGTTCGCGGTCAGCAAGGAGACCGACGGCGAGCTGAAGTTCCAGCGCAGCTACCCCGGCGGGGCGAGGTACGCGCACGTGCTCGGCTACAAGCCGGTCAACCTCGCCGAGACCGGCATCGAGAAGTTCGAGAACGACTTCCTGGCGGGCACCAGCGACGCGCTCATCGCCAACCGGGTCAAGGACATGTTCACCGGCGACCAGACCGGCGGCGGCAACGTGCTGCTCACGGTCTCCAAGGGCGCCCAGAACACGGCGTTCGAGCAGTTGCGCAACAACCGGGTCGACGCCGCCAGGGGCGCGGCGATCGCCGTCGACCCGCGTACCGGGGCGGTGCAGGCGCTGGTCTCGATGCCCAGCTTCGACCCGAATCCGCTGGTCAGCCACAGCACCAACGAGGCGACGGCCGCGTACAACAAGCTGGAGCAGGACCCGGCGGGTCCGCTGAAGAACCGGGCCCTCGGCGAGGTGCTGCCCCCGGGCTCCACCTTCAAGATCGTGGTGGCCGCCGCGGCGCTGGAGAACGGCGTCGGTCAGGAGACCCGGATCCCGGCCGGTGCCAGCTACACGCCGCCCACCTCGGGCTCCCCGATCCGCAACGCGGCGCCGTCGATCTGCCCTGAGGACGAGGTCACCCTGATGAACGCGGTGACCGAGTCGTGCAACACCGGCTTCGCGCAGCTCGGCGTCCGGCTCGGCGCGGACAAGGTCAAGGAGAAGGCCCGGCAGTTCGGCTTCGAGCAGGAGGACCTCACCGTCGGCCGCGTCGACAAGGGCGGGCACCCGGTGGCGGCGAGCCGGACCGGGGACATGCAGAACCCGGACGGCAGCACCGACCCGGCCGCGCTGGCGCAGTCCTCGATCGGCCAGAACAACGTGCGGATGACCCCGCTCCAGGGCGCCATGATCGCTGCGGCGGTGGCCAACGACGGCAGCCAGATGCGGCCGTACCTGGTCCGTCAGTTGCTCGCCCCGGACCGCACCACCAGCTACTACACGGCCAAGCCGAAGGAGCTGCGGCAGCCGGTCAGCGGCCAGGTCGCCAGTGACCTGCGGGACATGATGGTCAGCGTGGTCAAGAACGGCACGGGCGAGAACGCGCGGATCAACGGCTACACGGTCGGCGGCAAGACGGGCACCGCCCAGTCCGCGCCGGACCGGCCGGACCACGGCTGGTTCATCGGCTTCGCCCTGGACAAGAACGGCACGCCGGTCTCCGCGGTCTGCGTGGTGCTCGAGCAGGCCGGCCCCGGTGGCAGCGCTGAGGCGGCCCGGATCGCCGGGCAGGTCATGCGCGCCGCCATCACCGACCCGGGGGGCCGCTGA